From a single Brassica napus cultivar Da-Ae chromosome C9, Da-Ae, whole genome shotgun sequence genomic region:
- the LOC111211323 gene encoding beta-galactosidase: MKMKQFNLLSLFLILINSFGSANSTIVSHDERAITIDGQRRILLSGSIHYPRSTSDMWPDLISKAKDGGLDTIETYVFWNAHEPSRRQYDFSGNLDLVRFIKTIQGAGLYSVLRIGPYVCAEWNYGGFPVWLHNMPDMKFRTINPGFMNEMQNFTTKIVNMMKEESLFASQGGPIILAQIENEYGNVISSYGAEGKAYIDWCANMANSLDIGVPWIMCQQPHAPQPMIETCNGFYCDQYKPSNPSSPKMWTENWTGWFKNWGGKHPYRTAEDLAFSVARFFQTGGTFQNYYMYHGGTNFGRVAGGPYITTSYDYDAPLDEYGNLNQPKWGHLKQLHTLLKSMEKPLTYGNISTIDLGNSVTATVYSTNEKSSCFIGNVNATADALVNFKGKDYNVPAWSVSVLPDCDKEAYNTARVNTQTSIITEDSCDEPEKLKWTWRPEFTTQKTILKGSGDLIAKGLVDQKDVTNDASDYLWYMTRVHLDKKDPIWSRNMSLRVHSNAHVLHAYVNGKYVGNEIVRDNKFDYRFEKKVNLVHGTNHLALLSVSVGLQNYGPFFESGPTGINGPVKLVGYKGDETIEKDLSKHQWDYKIGLNGFNHKLFSMKSAGHHHRKWSTEKLPADRMLSWYKANFKAPLGKDPVIVDLNGLGKGEVWINGQSIGRYWPSFNSSDEGCTEECDYRGEYGSDKCAFMCGKPTQRWYHVPRSFLNDKGHNTITLFEEMGGDPSMVKFKTVVTGRVCAKAHEHNKVELSCNNRPISAVKFASFGNPSGQCGSFAAGSCEGAKDAVKVVAKECVGKLNCTMNVSSHKFGSNLDCGDSPKRLFVEVEC, from the exons ATGAAAATGAAACAGTTCAATCTCTTATCCTTGTTCCTCATCCTCATTAATTCCTTTGGTTCAGCCAATTCAACCATTGTCTCTCATGATGAACGTGCTATCACCATCGATGGGCAACGCCGAATCCTTCTTTCAGGCTCCATTCACTATCCACGAAGCACTTCTGAT ATGTGGCCTGATCTCATCAGCAAAGCCAAAGATGGTGGGTTAGATACCATTGAGACCTATGTTTTTTGGAACGCACATGAACCGTCACGTAGGCAATATGATTTCTCAGGAAATCTTGATCTTGTCCGCTTCATCAAAACCATCCAAGGCGCGGGTCTATACTCTGTTCTTCGTATTGGACCTTATGTTTGCGCAGAATGGAACTACGGAGGCTTCCCCGTGTGGCTGCACAATATGCCTGACATGAAATTCCGAACAATTAACCCCGGTTTCATG AATGAAATGCAAAATTTCACTACGAAAATCGTAAACATGATGAAGGAAGAGAGCCTCTTTGCTTCACAAGGAGGTCCAATCATCCTAGCTCAG ATCGAGAATGAGTATGGGAACGTGATCTCATCCTATGGAGCGGAGGGTAAAGCCTACATTGATTGGTGTGCCAACATGGCTAACTCTCTAGACATCGGTGTTCCATGGATTATGTGCCAACAACCCCATGCTCCTCAGCCTATGATCGAGACATGCAATGGATTTTACTGTGACCAGTACAAACCAAGCAACCCGAGCAGCCCAAAGATGTGGACAGAGAATTGGACTGGCTGGTTCAAAAACTGGGGAGGCAAACATCCTTATAGAACCGCTGAAGATCTTGCTTTTTCCGTTGCTAGGTTTTTTCAAACGGGAGGAACTTTCCAAAACTATTACATG TACCATGGTGGTACTAACTTTGGAAGAGTTGCAGGAGGTCCATACATCACCACTTCATATGATTACGATGCTCCTCTTGATGAATATG GTAACTTGAACCAACCGAAATGGGGTCACTTGAAACAGCTACACACGTTGTTGAAATCCATGGAGAAGCCTTTAACTTACGGAAATATCTCAACAATCGATCTTGGCAATTCCGTCACG GCTACGGTTTACTCAACAAACGAAAAATCAAGCTGCTTCATCGGTAATGTGAACGCAACTGCGGATGCTTTGGTCAACTTCAAAGGGAAAGACTACAATGTACCGGCTTGGTCCGTGAGTGTTCTTCCTGACTGCGATAAAGAGGCTTATAACACTGCAAGAGTGAATACTCAGACATCGATCATTACCGAAGACTCTTGTGATGAGCCTGAGAAGCTGAAATGGACATGGAGGCCCGAGTTTACTACTCAGAAGACCATTCTCAAAGGCAGTGGAGACCTCATTGCCAAGGGTCTTGTAGACCAAAAAGACGTTACAAATGATGCTAGTGACTATCTTTGGTACATGACtag GGTTCATCTCGACAAGAAAGATCCAATTTGGAGCAGAAACATGTCGCTAAGGGTTCATAGCAACGCTCATGTTCTTCATGCTTACGTCAATGGAAAATACGTAGGTAACGAAATCGTGAGGGACAACAAATTCGATTACAGATTTGAGAAGAAGGTGAACCTCGTTCACGGGACTAATCACCTTGCACTTCTCAGTGTTTCAGTTGGACTACag AATTATGGACCTTTCTTTGAGAGTGGTCCAACTGGAATCAACGGTCCTGTGAAATTAGTCGGATACAAAGGAGATGAAACGATCGAGAAAGATCTATCGAAGCATCAATGGGACTACAAGATTGGTTTGAATGGATTCAACCACAAACTTTTCAGCATGAAATCCGCTGGTCACCACCACCGTAAATGGTCAACCGAAAAGCTACCAGCTGATCGAATGTTGTCATGGTACAAG GCAAATTTTAAGGCTCCTCTAGGTAAAGATCCAGTGATTGTCGACTTGAATGGTCTTGGGAAAGGGGAGGTTTGGATCAATGGTCAGAGCATCGGACGCTATTGGCCAAGCTTTAACTCTAGTGACGAGGGCTGCACCGAGGAATGTGACTACCGTGGGGAGTATGGTAGCGACAAATGTGCTTTCATGTGCGGCAAACCAACTCAGAGATG GTACCATGTTCCAAGATCGTTCTTGAATGACAAGGGACACAACACTATCACACTATTCGAAGAGATGGGTGGTGATCCCTCAATGGTGAAGTTCAAGACGGTTGTTACCGGAAGAGTTTGTGCCAAGGCTCATGAGCACAATAAAGTGGAGTTGTCTTGCAACAACCGGCCAATCTCAGCCGTCAAATTCGCGAGCTTTGGAAATCCGTCTGGCCAGTGTGGGTCATTCGCTGCTGGTTCTTGCGAAGGAGCCAAGGATGCTGTGAAGGTCGTGGCTAAAGAATGTGTTGGAAAGCTCAACTGCACTATGAATGTGTCTTCCCACAAGTTTGGATCTAATTTGGACTGTGGAGATTCACCTAAGCGATTGTTTGTGGAAGTTGAGTGCTAG
- the LOC106408871 gene encoding calcium-dependent protein kinase 12, translated as MALRVVAERLSEEEISGLKELFKMIDTDNSGTITFEELKDSIRSVGSELVESEIQELLQAADVDESGTIDYGEFLAATIHLNKPEREDNLVAAFSFFDKNASGCITIDELQQAWNQFGIKDSHLDEMIKDIDQDNDGQIDYGEFVAMMRKGNDNVGISRRTMRNTLNFENPLPQESNE; from the exons ATGGCTTTACGTGTAGTTGCAGAGAGACTATCTGAGGAAGAAATCAGTGGGCTCAAAGAACTATTCAAGATGATAGACACAGACAACAGTGGGACCATCACGTTTGAAGAGTTGAAAGATAGTATCAGAAGTGTTGGCTCAGAGCTTGTGGAATCAGAGATCCAAGAACTCTTGCAAGCA GCTGATGTTGATGAAAGTGGAACAATTGACTATGGAGAGTTTTTGGCTGCAACAATCCACTTGAACAAGCCGGAGAGAGAGGATAATCTAGTGGCTGCATTCTCTTTCTTTGACAAAAATGCTAGTGGTTGCATCACTATTGATGAACTCCAACAGGCTTGGAATCAGTTTGGTATAAAAGATTCACATCTTGATGAAATGATCAAAGACATTGATCAAGACAAT GATGGACAGATAGACTATGGAGAGTTTGTGGCAATGATGAGGAAAGGCAATGACAATGTTGGAATCAGCAGGAGAACAATGAGGAACACTCTCAACTTTGAGAATCCTCTTCCTCAAGAGTCAAATGAATGa
- the LOC125592731 gene encoding calcium-dependent protein kinase 12-like, with product MTGATFTQLVGSAYYVAPEVLHRHYGRECDVWSAGVILYILLSGFAPFDAGTQYGIFRKILQGKLDFETSPWPSISENAKDLIKKMLESNPKKRLTAHQVLYVPDAPSSARCTRCVSLRQMYQMRHHRQMYKMHFQVPDAPLTPNVPDVFFNAKCTIALFASDVPSGQMCCSDEPDAL from the exons ATGACTG GTGCAACGTTTACACAGCTTGTTGGAAGTGCATACTATGTGGCACCTGAGGTTTTACATAGGCATTACGGCCGTGAATGTGATGTATGGAGTGCTGGAGTTATCCTCTACATTCTATTATCTGGTTTTGCTCCTTTTGATGCTG GAACTCAATATGGGATCTTCAGAAAGATTTTACAGGGTAAGCTGGACTTTGAGACCAGTCCTTGGCCTAGCATTTCCGAGAATGCCAAGGATCTTATAAAGAAAATGCTTGAGAGCAATCCAAAGAAAAGGCTAACTGCTCATCAAGTCTTGT ATGTACCAGATGCACCTTCAAGTGCCAGATGTACCAGATGCGTTTCTCTGCGCCAGATGTACCAGATGCGCCATCACCGCCAGATGTACAAGATGCACTTTCAAGTGCCAGATGCGCCATTAACACCAAATGTACCAGATGTGTTCTTCAACGCCAAATGTACCATCGCTCTCTTTGCCTCAGATGTCCCTTCGGGCCAGATGTGTTGCTCTGACGAACCAGACGCCCTTTAA